The bacterium genomic sequence GGGGGAAAACCGGGGATCACAGTCGACATGAAGCGTCATGGCGTCGATGTGAAGTCCTTTGTACCAGAGCAACTTATCACGGAAATCGGCCGTCTGTTCCAGGCTCCATAGATGGGGCCTGATATCCGCATGAAATCGCTTGGGGCGGGCCGTATAGGTGTTGAAATCAAGAACGTCCTCAACCGGTCTGCGGCCTGGTGGCGGGGGCGAATCATCCGGATATCCGATACAAACAACTCCGAAATTCTTCAGGTAAGCAGGAGCCCCAACAGCCTTGCGAATCCCATCGGGCACACGGATCCCACCAAGATAGATCGCACCCAAATCATGGGCTTCTGCGGCGAACAATAGAGCGGCAATCGCCATTCCCATGGAAATCTGCGCTGTACTGCAGGGATTGCGCAACTCCAGGGATGTGTCATAAAAAACGGCAATAAGGACGGGGGCATCATGGAAGTAGGATTGCTGGGCATCACTCATCCGACAGGCTTTCATTCTCACCTCGGGATCTGTGATGGCGACAAACTGCCACAACTGCCGATTGCAGGCAGTAGGAGTCATGGTGGCCGCCAGAATGAGTCGCTCAATCAGGTGACGGGGAACAGGCGCATCTTTAAAAACACGAGTGCTGCTTCGGCGTTCGAGCATCGCCAAAAAAGCATCACCGGATGAACCTGTAATTCCGTTTGCAGAGGCAGTCTGATTCATGGGGGTTGAGTGTAATCAACTGGTGTGGACGACGCAATCGGAATAGACGTAATCGACGGCACATTTTCAGCCTCGTGTCCGGCATACCAAACAGCCACCACCATACCGACGAAGATCATCATCATGAAATACATAGGTGTCTGCCGGTAACCAAGTTGGAGGCAACTTTGAAGATGATCGACCAATAAGGCCGTCGTGGAGGCCACCGCCAAAGCATGAAACAAACTCTTCCCTTTGCGCACATAAAAGGGAAGCGCCAAGCCCGCAAATCGAAGCCAGAAGAAGGCCAGGGCGATAACCCCCGGTATCCCTAACTCCCCCAACGTCAGATACCAATTGTTGTGGGCCGGCGTTCCGGGGGGTAAATCAGGATCAACATCCCCTGCATATTTCAACCAAGACCATGCCGAGAAATTACCAAGACCAACCCCCCAGGCATGGTCTTTGGCCATCAAGCGACCTTCCTGATTGTAAAGTCCCCGGTACGCCAGATCAGCGGACGCGTCCTGCTCACCGCCGAATCGATTCATGAGGGTATTCAGTGCCATTGCCAGGACAACCACAGCCACTACCAAGCCGATAAAAAGCAGTACGATATTTTTTACGTTAAAGTGGCGCGGCAACAAAACCATGGCATTCAACCAGATTCCCAGAACCAAACCAGCGAGGCCACCACGAGAAATGGTCAGAATAACAGAAATAGCGGCGCACAAGGTTAAGAAACCGAACACCAGGCTACCCAACCACTGGCGACGCTGGAGCGCAAATGCAAAAACGAACGTCCCCAGCATGGCCATATAGGTCGCTAAACTGTTGGGGTGCCCCAACGTCGCACGAACCCGGTTGATGCCATACAGATAGCGTGAACTGACAGCCAACCAGGTCATGTAAAGTGCCGTCAACCCTATGCCGAACAAGATCGTCTGAGCCGTCTTTTCATCCCTGACGTAGTTCACGATGACGAGATAGAGAAGAAATCCTCGGAATATTTTACTCAGCTCAAAAAGAGGATACAGGCCCACCTCAAATTGCTCATAGGGAATGAGTTTTGCCTCTTCAGGAACAGTAATCAATGAACCCGCAAGTAACCAGGATACTATCCCGACAGCCAGATAGATCAGGGTTGGAATCGTCAGAGGGGGGAACCAGCGAAACGGAACTTCTTTGCGCTTGAGCAGCATTGTGATCATCAGGATCCACACACAGATATCCACTAAACTTATCTCGAACCCCCGGGTGTTGGCCCGGTAGAATTCCCTGGAAACAAAATTTATTCCCACTAAATCCGGCTCACAGGTTGCCCACACCAGAACCACAGCGACAACGTGCATCATCGACTGCCAGGTCTTGCATATCAGCACGCCGATGGGAATACCGAACACTACCACCAGCAAAAATATGATGTACTTCGCTTCCATTCCATTGATTTCGTGTTCTGACCGACAGGGGGGCGAGATAAAGGAACACGTTATTTTCCTTTTCTTTCAGCATAGAATCAATAATATCCTGCTTTGGTCAACACTCTTTTATCATGAATACAGACAACCCCTACGATCCTTCGGTTCAAGTTATCCTGGGTATCCCCTTCAATAATGTATCCTTTGCTGAAGCGGTAGAATGGGTACATCGTCGCGTCATCTCACGTACCCCTGGCTACATTGCCACAGCCAATTTGGATTTTGTAAAGCTGGCCTGGGAAGATCCTGAATTGCAACGCATCCTACTTGAGGCGGATCTGGTTGTGGCTGATGGTTTCCCCATTGTCTGGCTGTCGAGCTTGCTGGGGCCTGCCCTGAAGGAACGAGTAACAGGTAGTGACCTGGTCCCCATGATGGCCGCAATGGCCGCTGAAAAAGGACACAGTCTATATCTCCTCGGCGGCGCGCCCGGTGTAGGGGAAAAAGCAGAGAACTCGCTCCGGAAACGTTTTCCCGAAATCCGGATTGCCGGGTGTTATTCCCCGCCCTTGGCTGACGTCATTTCCATGAATCATTCAGGTATTCTCGAGCGGCTTGAAACCGCAAATCCGGACATACTTCTAGTAGCTTTCGGGGCACCAAAGCAGGAAAAGTTCGCCAACATTCATGTCCGGAACTGGTCCGTTCCTGTTTCTATCGGCGTGGGAGGGACATTGGATTTTCTGGCTGGAACGCAAACCCGTGCCCCGCGTTTTGTCCAAAAGATATCACTGGAATGGCTGTGGCGATGGCTAACGGCGCCGCGGCGGCTGACTAAACGCTATGTTGATGATTTTGTGTTTTTACTGACGTCCTGCTGGCGTCTGTTGACCTTACGGGTCCGTTCAGATCATGCTTCAGAAGTCGATCCCCACGATACTATGGGCGAAGTGGATTCTCCTGAAATCTTTTGGACACGCTACCCCTTTCAGTCAAAAGAGAGCTTGGAACATCTGTTCATTACGGCGCAAACTCAATCCATTGCCCTCGACATTAGGGGAATCTCGTGGTTTTCCAGCACTGAACTAGGGGGGCTACTACAACTGGCGAAAACCTGTCGTCGCCATGACCGCCGATTGATCCTATACCATGCTGGAACCCGGGTGAAGCGACTGCTCTTAACCTGCCGCCTTATGGAGTATCTAGAGTTGGCCGAATCCAAAGCTGAGGTTCAGTCTTACTTAACCAGTATTTTGCCAGGCATACAGAAAGGCCGCACCTACAGGGGGGATGGAAATCAACTGGTCATTCAAACACCCCGGGAACTCACCGCCGCCAATATGTCTGAATTCAAATCCGAAATTGAACCTGAATGCAACCATTCCCCCGCCTACTCGGCTTGGGTCGCGGATCTCCAGCACACCAAATTCGTCGACAGTTCGGCTTTGGGATTGTTTGCGGCTTGGCGGAAAAGAGCGACTCAAAACAGTATTCCGTTGAAGTTTATCAACGCTCAAAAAAACGTAGCTCAGACGTTTCGCATTGCAAAAGTGGAATCCTGGCTCGACTCGCCCCCACCCTGAACAAAAGGCATTCCCTCGTATAGTGAGGGAGATTAACCCCTGTTATCTGTCCGCGTGCTGAGGAATCTCAGAGGTCGATTGAGCAACAAGGACAAAATCATTTTGACATCCCCAAAAAAAGAACGGAACCGGGCGTAATACAAGGCATGGGCCAAGTGTCCTCCTGGTTCCGCATAATCTTGCGAATCGGTTTCATAGACAAGCACGGCGGGGAAATACTCTTTAAGTTGGAACTTTAACGAGGTTTCTTCGGGAGAAGCCATCGGTCGTACGCCACACAACCAGAGTTGCCCCATCACAACCCTGCAAAGCCGTGGAAATAGATCAAGGTTCAACGCCTGAAACAGCGTGCTTATGCCTGAACCGGATTCGGGAATTGGAACAAATTCGGAAAGCGGACCGACTCGCGCCCCTGTTAAATGAAAAGAAGCTTTCCGGAATCGTCCCTTCCGGAGCAAGTTGATCAAGGGGTATAATACAATAAACGGCCCAGCCTGAAGTAACACTAACACCATCGCACATAGCCAACCAAACACAGCACGAAGCGCATCGCCCCATCGCACCATGGGTCGAACAGCGGCAACCAACCAGGGATCATTGATTTCAGCGATTGTTCCGCTATCAGGATCAATAAGTCGACCGCCAGCCACAATTTTACCACGGATTTCAAGCCCTCGTCCCACGTACGTTCCGTCCAGAATCACACATCGCGATAAATCGGATTGACGATCGATAATGACATGGTTGCCGATCACCGCCAGTGGCCCCACCGATGCCATGACGCCGATGCGGGAGTTATTGCCGATCGCCACCGGCGGCGTAACGGAGACGGACGGAGGAATGACAACATTATACCCGATGCTCACATCATCTATTAATGAGTAACCCGCCCGGACATATCGCGGAGCCTCCTCGCCCACGATACTCATATTCAAGGCATAGTAGTCTCGTATCGAAAGGATCAAAGCAGGCTTCAGGTTCAGTTCATTAAATGAACGGCCCTTAAGTTCTGCACGGGGACTCGCAATATGAGCCCGCAGGAAATCTGGAGAATCGCTCAACAGACAATTCACAGAACCATCCACCGAGCGATCCAGAAATACGCCCCCGGAAAAACTTGCCGCAGCACCCGTGGCGGCCAGACGATGAAGGAATACCGGGTTGCGCAAATATAACAATCCATCCACCCACTGCTCAGGATTTCGCATCAAAAAGGAATCAGGATCCTGCTCTTCCTTCAAAAAACTGTAGGTGATCGATAATCCCCACTGTTCCCCATCCCCGGCATAGCCCTCTATAAATTCCGCCCCCTCGCCCAGGATAATCCGGACATCCTTGATCCCAAGATCAATGCATACTTCGAACCAATATTCCAGAAAATGACGATTCCCGACTGGCAGTAATGGCCAGGGAATATCACCCAGAATTTCCGCCCAAGGCTGGATCAGACCCGTATGGAGAACTGCTTTCACTGGCATGCCCGGACTGCTTCGTCCACCGTATCAACAATTTCAAAAACTTTGTAAGCCCGTGTAATTTCGAAGACCATTCTTACTTTTTTTGACAAGCAGGCAATTTTTAGATCGCCGCCCCTCTCCGACACACGCTTTAACATTGCAATCAATGTGCCTAAGCCTGAACTGTCCATGAAATCCACCGACTCAAGGCTAATCACCACATTTTTTACACCACTCAACCCGGCAAACCAGTCAATGAATTGTTCCCGGAATGAATCAACCGATTCAGCTGTTAAAGCTTCCATCGGCGTAACCACCCCAATGGTTCCTCTCTCTTCAAACTTTATTTTCATAAATAGTCCCCAATATCAAAAAGCCCCACGGCCCAGCAACACTGCCGGCACAGTTTGCACCATGATTACAAGATCCTTAATCATGCTTTGACTGTGAATATACTGCAAATCAAGCCGTACCTGTTCCTTGAACGGAATCTCCGAACGCCCCTGAATCTGCCATAAGCAGGTCAACCCCGGCTTAATATGTAACCGTTTGCGATCCTCGAGAGTATATTGAGCCACTTCCCTGGGTACTGGGGGGCGCGGTCCGACAATGGAGAGATCCCCAAGCAAAACATTAAGAAACTGGGGCATCTCATCGATGCTATACCGTCGGATAAAGCGACCGACCTTCGTAATCCGGGGATCATTTTTCATCTTAAAAATAACCCCGTCCTGGGATTCATTTTGCTTTATCAACATATCCTTGAGTTGCTCGGCATTACGAAACATGGATCTGAACTTGTAAAAACGGAACACCCGGCCATTTAAACCCACCCGATTTTGGGCGAAAAAAACAGGATAGCCGTCTTCAAGACAAATGGCCACACCCACCACGATAAATAAGGGGATCAGCATCAAAATCGCCATCGCCGAGAGAGAAATATCTATAATCCGTTTAACCGAGTAGACGCTTCTCAAGCCGAATTCCCAAAAGCCTATTTTAAGAATAAGACGTGCACGCAACATTCTTATGCTGGAGCGGGAGGTCGGCAGATTCAGATCTTTAAAGAGAGCGGCCCGAGCGGTGTAAATACTTTCATTCATAGGTGTTACTCTTGTCTGAGGATTGTTACTCGGGATGGATATCCTTTGCAACTTCAAAAACCCCGAAATTTTCATGATACCGGCGAAACAGGTCTTTCCGACGGGCAATGGCCATGATGATCTCACGTCCTCGCCCCCGTTCACTCCGTGAGCTGGCCACATCGGTTCGGGCAAGCCAGCCATCCATATCCCACTCCCGCCCACTGTCTAAAAAGAACACCCGACAGAATGAATCGTATAGACGTAATTGAAAAATGATTGCCCCCCCTTCAGGAACTCGCCCATGCTCAACAACGTTAACCCCGTACTCCATGACCAGTAACCTCACTGCCCCCGCGGCTAAATCTGTCCACCCGGCTTCCAAAAGCCGCTGTTCACTGATCTCAGCAAGTTGCGCAATGGCCCTTTTGGTAGGCAGGACGGATGATTCAAATAGCACCTGAGCAGGATCCAAACAGTTTATAAAAATGGCAGTACAATCGTCCTTATCCAAATGATAGCCGTCCTGGATAAGCCGTTCCATCAACCCTTCAGGCGGATTCACGCAGCCAGCTTTAATGGCCCGAATAAGCCCTGACTTCACACCAACGACCCCGCAGGCATCATCACGCTGTCCCCGGTAAGCTTCAGAAAGGCCGTCCGTATAGATCAATAAAGAAGTCCCTGGAGTTGCAGACACAGTCATTTCGCCAAGAGATGCCGCGTCAGCCCCGACACAATCGTCGAGTTCAAACCCAATGGGGAAAGTTCCATCTCCAGACAGAGGACGCGCTTCCGCGAAGGCCTGACCATGCCAAACCAAAGGCTCAGGATGCCCGCAATTCATGCACTTCCATACCCGGGTGTCAGGATCATATAATGCCAGGAATAGCGAGGCATAGATTTCCTGATTCGTTACATTCCTCCTGAATCGTTCCTCAATCTTGCGATGCACCATCGCCAGCCCCTGATCACCATATCCAAGAAGCACCTCAGTAATAATCACCTTCAACAGTGATGCAACCATGGCTGCGCCCACCCCATGTCCCGATACATCACCGACATAGACACACACACGCCCGCTCGGCAACTTGATGGCGTCAAATACATCACCTCCGATAGCCATACTGGGGTGGTAGGCCATCCGGATCTCGCAATCCAGCGTGATTAACGGGGTAGTTGAAAGAAGCTTCTGTTGCAAGGATCCAGCCACTCTCAACTCACGCGACATCTTTTCTTTCCACCGTTTCAAGGCATCATGGCTGCGCTTCAAATCCAGAGCGTTGCGAACTCTAGCGATCAACTCGCGCGGATTAAACGGCTTCCGTATATAATCAAAAGCGCCAGCATCAAAACCTTTTTCAATGTCCGCAATATTGGCCAGGGCTGTCACCATGATCACAGGAATGTCCTGGGTTCGGGGATCCTCCTTTAAGGAATGAGAAACATCGTACCCCGAGATCCCGGGCATCATAACGTCCACCAGTATTAATTCGGGAACGCTGTCACGGGCCAAGGACAAGCCCTGTTCACCGCTTTCAGCCAGTGTCACCTTGCACCCTCGCCCGACCAATAATTTCCGCAAATACTCTCGGTTGGGAAGTTCATCATCAATCACCAGAACATGCCCCTCCAATCCTATACCCTCGATCGCGCACGCCCCACTGAGCTGAGGGATAGGCATCGCCCCCACGGGTTTCGAGTCTTTTAGGTTCGTATTCATGATTCCGAAATCCCCTCCTCGCTCCATGCAGCCACCCAGTTCCGGAGCCCCTCCGATAACTCGAAACAACGGGAGTAATCGCCGCGTTTGATCCCCGCACTCAATTCCTCAGCAACTACTGACAAGGCGGGCACTCCCATCGTCCCGCCCATCCCGAGTAGCGAATGGGCCGCACGCCTGACATCCGGCTCGCTGCGCCCTGTTACCGCCGTATGAATCGATAAAACTAAATTGTTGATATGGTCTCGAAAAAGCAACACCAGTTCATCATCCAACTCAGAGGTATCCACCAAAAAAACATGACACCGGTCAGCCAATCCAGGAATCATTCCCTCAAAAGTTTTCATAGTAAGACGGTTCAGTTCATCCGGATTAGAGGCCATCACAATCCCCTACCTTTCAACGAATTAATCCCCGATTTCCAGCTCTCAAGTGCCTGTTTCAAGACCTCAACACGCACGGGCTTCGAGATATAATCATCCATCCCAGCCTCCAGACACTTCTCGCGATCCCCATCCAGGGCATTGGCCGTCATGGCAATGATCGTTACCCTGCGCCCCGAACGACCTCGTTGTTGTTCCAGCTCACGAATTCTTCCGGTCGCTTCAAACCCGTCTATAACGGGCATCTGACAGTCCATCAATATGATGTCATAATCTTGTCGCCCCGCCGCCTCGAGGGCTTCCCGGCCATTGCACACCGCATCCGTCCGAGTGTAGCCAAGCTTATGTAACTGCTTCAATGCAACCTTTTGATTCACCAGATTATCCTCGGCCAGAAGAATCCGAGCCGTCTGCTCAACCGGTTCCGGACTGCCTGCAACAGGCCTATCGGAGATAGCAGGCATCTGGCTCTTTCCCTCCGCATCCAGAACAACCATGATGGAATCTAATAATAGGGATTGCTTGACCGGCTTGAGCATCACCCGGACTCCCGGCAGATCCCTGACCGCGTCGGTCTCGGGAGACAATCCCATAGAGGTCAATACAACCACGGGAAGAGAAGCTAAGGCCGGATCACCCTTAATAGACCTGACGAGGTCTAGTCCCGTCAATTCCGGCATAGCCATATCACTCAACAAAAAAGCATAGGGGATTCCCGCAGAAGCTTTCCCCCGAATGGCGCGTAATCCTTCCTCAACGGTCGCGAAACAGTCACAGGTCATTCCCCAGGATCGCAGGATTTTATCCAAAATGAGCCGGCTGGTAGCATTATCATCAATCACAACACAACAAAGATTTTCCAGACCGGCTGGATCAGACCGGACACGTGGGCTTGACGCATGGCTTCTCAATAAGGGGAGTTGGAACCAGAACAAAGAGCCCTTCCCGACCTCACTTTGCACTCCGATGTGACCGTCCATTAATTCGATGAGCCGCCGCGAAATGGCAAGTCCCAAGCCTGTCCCACCATACTTGCGAGAAGCAGATCCATCCTCCTGCCAAAAAACCTCAAAAAGTCGCTCCTGAGCCTTAGTCGACATCCCAATGCCAGTATCCTGGACTTCAAAATGCAGCCAGAACCGGTCATCCTCCTGTCGCTCCAGCCTGACTCGCGCAACGACCTCACCCCTCTCCGTGAACTTGACTGCGTTCGACAAGAGGTTAATCATGACTTGACGTAACCGCCCGGCATCACCACGTAACATCATGGGCACATCCATTTCGACATGCGACACCATCTCGACATGCTTCGCCGCTGCTGCCTCAGCCAGAACATCAAGCGATCCCTCAATCAGATCCATCAGGTCAAAATCGTCCTGAATGATTTTAAACTTGCCCGCCTCAATCTTTGAGAAATCAAGAATTTCATTGATCAGGGAGAGAAGGGCTTCGCCGCTGGTGCCGATGGTCCGGACGTAATCAGCCTGCTCCTCAGTCAAGGGAGTCTGCGCCAACAGACCGGTTAGCCCGATCACAGCATTCATTGGAGTTCGTATTTCGTGGCTGATGTTGGCCAGGAATTCGCCCTTGGCTTTATTGGCCGCTTCTGCCGCCACCGCCAACTGATTGGAGCGTTCAATGGCCTTCTGTAATTCACCGTGCGAGGCCTCAAGTCGCTGTCGCGATGCCTCGAGGTCCTCCATCACGCTCAACATCTGAACGTGATTATGCTCCAATTCACGAGTCCGACGGCTTAAGTCCTCATTCGCCCTTTTGAGGATCAGCTCATTATTTTTCCGATCCGATATATCTACAAAACTTTCCAGCAGACAGGCCCTGCCCCGGTGTATAATCGGCCCCACTGTTTTCAAGATCGGCAACAAGGATCCATCCCTGCGCACCAATTGCCGCTCCGAGTTATCGATCTTCTGGTGAAAGTCGCTGATCGGACATTTGCCCCTTTCCGCCGGACAGACAAACTGCTGGCATCGCCTGTCTATAACCTCTTCCCGGGAGGCTCCCATCATTCGCAATGCGGCGGGGTTGGCATCGCAGATAACATGGGTTTCTTCATCAATGACCATCACCCCGACCTGAATATTGTCCAGAAGAAATTTCAGTTGGCGCTCACTTTCCGCAGCATCAACATCCTTCTTCTTTCGCTCAGTAATATCCACTGCAGAACCGATCAATTCAATCACTACCCCATTTCGTATTCTCGGCAGGATATCGAGAAGGAAGATGAATTTCCCATTTTCCACGGCCAGCTCGAACGAGCAGGGCTTCCCACTCCATGAAGACTCAAAGTAAGCAACCAAAGTTCGGCTCACCTCCGGGGAAAAGACATCATCAACAAACCGCCCGCCAATTCCCCCTTTACATGATGTCATCCGGGAAACCAATTGCCCGCGGCACAAGGGCAAGACAAATCGATCTCCGGTTTTGACAACCCGGAACGTCATTCCCGGCTGAAGGTCTTGAGACAGGTCATGATTCATGCGTTCTCCTGTTTATCACTGACCGGATTTCTTCCTTCTAAGGACTCTTTCGCCAAAATCGACTGGTAGGCGGGAGGCCTGCCCAACTCCACCTGCAACTGATTGACTTCGTGCTTTAGCTCCAAAATTCGCGTCTCACGTCCCGTCATAAGTCGGTTATGTCGCTCCAGTTCCTTGAGCGTTCCCTTGAGAATAGCTTCCCCTTGCTTATTCTGGGTAATATCCGCAATGATCACCAGGTTACCCATCAGGTTCCCCCACTGTCCATGCAACGGTGCGACATAGAGAAGTCCCTCTCGACGTTCGCCTGTACTGGTCAACAACTCCAGTTCGCAAGGAGCCACGTCTTTGCTTTCTTTGATCAATCGCATTTGCTCATTCACGCGCAACCGGCTCTCCTGAATAAAACATGGCCAATCCGAGATCGCCTGACCCACCAGAGCCTCGGCAGGGAACCCGACCATCGACAAGGCGCGGCGATTCAGTTCAACCAGCCGGTCGTTGCCATCCAACACCATGATCGCCTCAGGCGAATGCTCAAATACTCGCCGATATCGCTCCTCGCTTTCATATTTCTGAGATTCCATGGACTTCCGTTCATCTTTCGCAATGAGCAACGCCAGCATATCCACGATTGCCAGAATGAGTTGAATCTCTTCATTCGTCCAGCTTCGGATGGTTTCGGCATGTTCAACACACAGCATGCCTTGAATTTTCCCGCCTCTCGAAACAGGTGCATGGAGCAAAGAAATAATACGCTTGTCGTTGAGCAAATCCTCCGCCAGGCCATGAGTCCGCTCATCGACACGAATGTCAGGAATACTGAGAAACGGCTTGTCTTTCAGCGCCTGGTAATATCCGGGATATCGGCTGACGAGCAACGCCGCCCCGCACTCATGGATATTCCGTGATTTGGAATAGGATTCTTCGCAGATAAATGCCGAGCGATCCTCGATATATTTCCAGACGCTGACAGATTCCACATCCAGGGAAGACGCAAGAGTCTGCGCTACATGCTCCAATGCAGCAGGAAAAGAGGCGAAATCCTGCCGGGACAACTCCAGGACAACCGCCTGATTGAGTTCAAATTGACGTGTTCTATCCCACCAGTTTTGCCGAAACTGGAAAAAACCAATCAAAATAACCGACAACATTGCAATCTGCTGAATGATCCCAAAACGAGCCTCAGCTGTTCGACGTTCGATGTCGGCAGCCGACACATCTAGCCCGAGTGCAAGCTTGACACGCTCAGGGCCGTCTTTGTTCAATACCACGGCAATCAGGGCGGAGACCCAGGTCCCCCAACGATCCGTGTAGGGTTTTGATACATACGGGACTCCTGATTGAAAAAACGACCGATCCTCCTCGTCAATCTGATCAGCATAGACCGTTCCAGGAACAATGTTCCAGCCCTCCTTGGAGTCAGTCGATGAGGACACATAGTTGATGCTTTTGCCCTCTTTGGGGCCATACAGATAAATATTGCGCACATCCGAACTTGACGTCCGAATTCGAGTAAATATATCTCGCAGGTGGCTGTATTCCGGTGACTTTAAATCGTCCAATGTGCCTGAAAAATGTCTCAAGGGCTCCACGTCCAAAGCAGCGGTAACAAGCATGGCTCGAACCATCAGTTCAGCTCCATATTCTTTCCGGGCTTGTTCTCCTGCCTGTTGGGTTACTACCCAGCCCCCGCAAGCCAATGACACCATGATACACGCCATCTGAAGCCCGAACCAGGACTTGCGCCTGACAAAAACACCCGACGCCGTGTTTCGCGAAGCATACTGGTAGGCTTGCCACAACGAGGCTGCCAATAACAACGGCACAATAATGTAAACATAGGTTATGGGAAAACCAACAATAGCGGCAAATCGCTCGCGATTGAGAACGGAGGCAGGAAAGAAATCATCTTTCGGGGCACCAAGAAGAAAAACCAAAGCCATCAGGATCATACTAGTAGTTGCCAGCCCCAATGCACTTTTTGAAACTCGGGCAAAACGGGTTGCCTGCCACATCCGCCGGGCACAATAAATTGCGATCGCTGCCAGAAAAAGGAATATCGCCAATTCGTATTCTTGCACCCCGCCTACTTCAATCACAACGACAAGGAAAACGAGGGGCAGCATGTTCAGGCTTATACGAAGCCAAGGCTTCGAAACCCAGCGAGGCAAAAGTTCCGTCATGGAAAATAAAAGCAGGCATGTTACAGCCCCCGCGAATAAGATGGAATGCACCGCATTCAGGATCGGTAACGCCCCGAGGTTAGTCGCGGCACATTCAATCCACTGACAGCCACCAAACATGACCCCAAACCACCCCAGGCTCGCCCACGATAAGAGCGGGGTAGGGATTCGTCGGAGGCAAAAACAGACTGAAGACAGCACGAAAAAGGCCAAACCCGTGAGGAAATGGATATAATCTGATTGCAAGTCAAAAAATGATGAAATCATAATATATTATCCACTTAACCAGAATTTATAGAGACTCCTCTTGCCCGCAGCAGATGCTCGATCCGTCCCCACATACCTACGACCTCTTCACAATACAAACGGTCATCGGGGTATGGAAGATTAATCACGACATCTGCATACTGCCGGGTCGGCAAAATATGACGTTGATACATAGGTTCAACCTGATATTCAAATTGGCGGACAATATCCTCAACACTCCGTCCTCGCTCCACCGTATCGCGCGCGATTCGTCGACGGAGACGTTCCGCGACTGGCACCTCCACAAAAAAGCGCAGGTCTAAAGACTCGCGTAATGCGGCGTTACAATACAAAAAAAGGCCTTCCACAATCAACACTGGCATCGGAGTCAACGGCTCTGTTTGCACTTTACGACAATGCGTCAAAAAATCATAACAGGGCACATGGATCTCCTGTCCACGTTTCACCGCATCTATATGTTGCGCTAATAAATCGAGGTCTAATGCGGCTGGCTCGTCAAAATTATAGGCTTCCGCCGGTATTCCCCGTGGCACCTCCAGATAGTAATGATCT encodes the following:
- a CDS encoding O-antigen ligase family protein: MEAKYIIFLLVVVFGIPIGVLICKTWQSMMHVVAVVLVWATCEPDLVGINFVSREFYRANTRGFEISLVDICVWILMITMLLKRKEVPFRWFPPLTIPTLIYLAVGIVSWLLAGSLITVPEEAKLIPYEQFEVGLYPLFELSKIFRGFLLYLVIVNYVRDEKTAQTILFGIGLTALYMTWLAVSSRYLYGINRVRATLGHPNSLATYMAMLGTFVFAFALQRRQWLGSLVFGFLTLCAAISVILTISRGGLAGLVLGIWLNAMVLLPRHFNVKNIVLLFIGLVVAVVVLAMALNTLMNRFGGEQDASADLAYRGLYNQEGRLMAKDHAWGVGLGNFSAWSWLKYAGDVDPDLPPGTPAHNNWYLTLGELGIPGVIALAFFWLRFAGLALPFYVRKGKSLFHALAVASTTALLVDHLQSCLQLGYRQTPMYFMMMIFVGMVVAVWYAGHEAENVPSITSIPIASSTPVDYTQPP
- a CDS encoding WecB/TagA/CpsF family glycosyltransferase, producing MNTDNPYDPSVQVILGIPFNNVSFAEAVEWVHRRVISRTPGYIATANLDFVKLAWEDPELQRILLEADLVVADGFPIVWLSSLLGPALKERVTGSDLVPMMAAMAAEKGHSLYLLGGAPGVGEKAENSLRKRFPEIRIAGCYSPPLADVISMNHSGILERLETANPDILLVAFGAPKQEKFANIHVRNWSVPVSIGVGGTLDFLAGTQTRAPRFVQKISLEWLWRWLTAPRRLTKRYVDDFVFLLTSCWRLLTLRVRSDHASEVDPHDTMGEVDSPEIFWTRYPFQSKESLEHLFITAQTQSIALDIRGISWFSSTELGGLLQLAKTCRRHDRRLILYHAGTRVKRLLLTCRLMEYLELAESKAEVQSYLTSILPGIQKGRTYRGDGNQLVIQTPRELTAANMSEFKSEIEPECNHSPAYSAWVADLQHTKFVDSSALGLFAAWRKRATQNSIPLKFINAQKNVAQTFRIAKVESWLDSPPP
- a CDS encoding NDP-sugar synthase, whose product is MPVKAVLHTGLIQPWAEILGDIPWPLLPVGNRHFLEYWFEVCIDLGIKDVRIILGEGAEFIEGYAGDGEQWGLSITYSFLKEEQDPDSFLMRNPEQWVDGLLYLRNPVFLHRLAATGAAASFSGGVFLDRSVDGSVNCLLSDSPDFLRAHIASPRAELKGRSFNELNLKPALILSIRDYYALNMSIVGEEAPRYVRAGYSLIDDVSIGYNVVIPPSVSVTPPVAIGNNSRIGVMASVGPLAVIGNHVIIDRQSDLSRCVILDGTYVGRGLEIRGKIVAGGRLIDPDSGTIAEINDPWLVAAVRPMVRWGDALRAVFGWLCAMVLVLLQAGPFIVLYPLINLLRKGRFRKASFHLTGARVGPLSEFVPIPESGSGISTLFQALNLDLFPRLCRVVMGQLWLCGVRPMASPEETSLKFQLKEYFPAVLVYETDSQDYAEPGGHLAHALYYARFRSFFGDVKMILSLLLNRPLRFLSTRTDNRG
- a CDS encoding STAS domain-containing protein, with the protein product MKIKFEERGTIGVVTPMEALTAESVDSFREQFIDWFAGLSGVKNVVISLESVDFMDSSGLGTLIAMLKRVSERGGDLKIACLSKKVRMVFEITRAYKVFEIVDTVDEAVRACQ
- a CDS encoding sugar transferase, producing MNESIYTARAALFKDLNLPTSRSSIRMLRARLILKIGFWEFGLRSVYSVKRIIDISLSAMAILMLIPLFIVVGVAICLEDGYPVFFAQNRVGLNGRVFRFYKFRSMFRNAEQLKDMLIKQNESQDGVIFKMKNDPRITKVGRFIRRYSIDEMPQFLNVLLGDLSIVGPRPPVPREVAQYTLEDRKRLHIKPGLTCLWQIQGRSEIPFKEQVRLDLQYIHSQSMIKDLVIMVQTVPAVLLGRGAF